The Miscanthus floridulus cultivar M001 chromosome 7, ASM1932011v1, whole genome shotgun sequence genome includes a region encoding these proteins:
- the LOC136462442 gene encoding mannosyltransferase APTG1-like: protein MSHRRRSRAAGSPHGDAGPAPTPEKSGRIRPWAVLGWDRRVLALALAFRAANALLVRTYFNPDEHWQCLEVAHRVAFGYGHLTWEWKRGLRSYLHPLIFAALYKILALLHLDTPWVMVMAPRLLQSVFAAFGDLYLYKFSKLIFNGQVAQWTLFSQLVNWFMFFCITRTLSNSLETVLTVAGLYYWFTAIESSKATSIVAKQHAACEQSVSSRKVALLIAALSCAIRATSAVTWLYVGLLDFIQMKSKFRFVLLDVIPVGAIVLAVTTLLDWWMYGSWVIVPLNFLKFNLFSSGGDYYGTHVFHWYFTQGFPSMIWTFLPFAMCGIVKSREWRLSGLIAWVLGVYSILGHKEFRFVLAVLPLALMFSGHCLAAMSEFKGKNQHGKRSLSRLQLSVIFLVITNVPMALYMSLFHQRGTEDVMYYLSKEAHDGRVKSVLFLMPCNSTPYYSTLHYNLPMRFLDCTPSDNKGTLDESDRFLTSPSEFVGEVFGNLSTFSHIVLFESEERHVLQLLLHNSFLEVRRFFHSHFKVDRGLQSSVVVYSRRDVL from the exons ATGAGCCACCGGAGGCGATCTCGCGCTGCCGGCTCGCCGCATGGCGACGCCGGTCCGGCCCCTACGCCGGAGAAGTCGGGCCGGATCCGGCCATGGGCGGTGCTGGGTTGGGACCGGAGGGTGCTGGCGCTCGCGCTGGCGTTCCGCGCGGCCAACGCGCTGCTCGTGCGCACCTACTTCAACCCCGACGAGCACTGGCAGTGCCTCGAGGTCGCCCACCGCGTCGCCTTCGG GTATGGTCACCTTACATGGGAGTGGAAGCGGGGCCTGCGAAGTTACCTCCACCCGTTGATCTTTGCTGCTCTCTACAAGATCCTGGCGCTGCTCCACCTAGACACTCCATGGGTTATG GTGATGGCTCCCCGTCTCTTGCAATCTGTGTTTGCAGCTTTTGGAGATCTCTACTTGTATAAATTTTCCAAACTTATTTTCAATGGTCAGGTTGCCCAGTGGACA TTATTTTCCCAGTTGGTTAACTGGTTCATGTTTTTCTGTATCACGCGGACTCTATCAAACAGCTTGGAGACTGTTTTGACTGTGGCTGGACTATATTACTGGTTTACTGCAATAGAGTCTTCCAAGGCAACCTCAATTGTTGCAAAGCAGCATGCTGCCTGTGAACAAAGTGTCTCATCAAGAAAAGTGGCTCTTCTGATAGCAGCCTTGTCCTGTGCCATTCGGGCAACAAGTGCTGTAACATGGCTATATGTTGGTCTTTTGGATTTTATTCAGATGAAATCAAAATTTCGTTTTGTCCTTCTTGATGTCATTCCAGTAGG GGCCATTGTCCTTGCAGTAACAACACTCCTTGATTGGTGGATGTATGGTTCCTGGGTCATAGTGCCACttaattttttgaaattcaaccTCTTCTCTTCGGGAGGAGACTACTATGGAACACATGTCTTCCACTGGTACTTTACACAGGGTTTTCCATCCATGATTTGGACATTCTTACCATTTGCAATGTGTGGTATTGTAAAGTCTCGTGAATGGAGACTTTCAGGTCTAATTGCTTGGGTATTAGGGGTTTACAGCATACTTGGACACAAAGAATTCAG ATTTGTTCTTGCGGTGCTACCTTTAGCATTGATGTTCTCAGGTCACTGCTTAGCTGCCATGTCAGAATTCAAGGGCAAAAATCAGCATGGGAAAAGAAGCCTTTCAAGGTTGCAACTTTCTGTTATTTTTCTCGTCATAACCAATGTTCCCATGGCCTTATATATGTCCTTATTCCATCAA AGGGGAACAGAAGACGTTATGTATTATTTGTCAAAAGAAGCCCATGATGGAAGAGTGAAGAGTGTCCTCTTTCTCATGCCTTGTAATTCAACACCTTACTACTCAACCTTGCATTACAATCTACCTATGCGCTTTTTGGACTGCACTCCTAG TGATAACAAAGGGACCCTGGATGAGTCGGATCGTTTCCTTACAAGCCCATCTGAGTTTGTGGGCGAGGTTTTTGGAAATTTATCAACATTCAGTCACATTGTATTATTTGAGTCCGAAGAAAGACATGTTCTTCAGTTGCTTCTGCACAATTCCTTTCTTGAG GTGAGGAGATTTTTCCACTCCCATTTCAAGGTTGACAGAGGCCTTCAGTCGTCTGTCGTGGTTTATTCACGGAGGGATGTGTTATGA
- the LOC136462443 gene encoding sphinganine C4-monooxygenase 1-like, which produces MELLLSDEGLAVLVPIVVYWAYCGLHATLGQSMYMDKYRLHPSTHEDSKNHVSKRQVISNVLKQQLVQVAMVTMVMMFKVKEESPISKKTSYLKLASQIAVAMVWFDLWQYAWHRALHANRFLYRNLHSWHHRLVVPYSFGALYGHPLESFITDTIGGTAAFLVSGMSPRASIFFFSLCTVKVIDNHCGLSLLPSWDRLSIWNNAAYHDVHHQLRGGKYNYSQLFFVVWDRIFGTYMPFLIEDREGMLQVRAPSLDYRRSNK; this is translated from the exons ATGGAGCTACTACTCTCTGACGAAGGTTTGGCCGTCCTGGTGCCCATCGTGGTGTACTGGGCGTATTGTGGCCTGCATGCAACGCTTGGCCAGTCCATGTATATGGACAAATACAGGCTGCACCCAagcactcatgaagatagcaagaaCCATGTTTCGAAGCGACAAGTCATCAGCAACGTCCTCAAGCAGCAGCTCGTGCAGGTTGCCatggtgaccatggtgatgatgttCAAG GTCAAAGAAGAGAGCCCCATCAGTAAAAAGACCTCCTATCTGAAGTTAGCCAGCCAAATCGCAGTGGCCATGGTCTGGTTCGACTTGTGGCAGTACGCATGGCACCGAGCCCTGCACGCCAACAGGTTCCTCTACCGGAACCTCCACTCATGGCACCATCGTCTCGTGGTTCCCTACTCCTTCGGAGCCTTGTACGGACACCCCCTCGAGAGCTTCATCACTGACACCATCGGTGGCACGGCCGCCTTTCTGGTGTCCGGCATGTCGCCGAGGGCTTCTatcttcttcttctcgctctGCACCGTCAAGGTCATCGACAACCACTGCGGCCTGTCGCTGCTACCCAGCTGGGATCGCCTGAGCATCTGGAACAACGCGGCGTATCACGACGTGCACCACCAGCTGCGTGGTGGCAAGTACAACTACTCTCAGCTCTTCTTCGTGGTGTGGGACAGGATTTTTGGGACGTACATGCCCTTCCTCATTGAAGACAGAGAAGGAATGCTCCAGGTCCGGGCACCTAGCCTTGACTATAGGAGAAGCAACAAGTAG
- the LOC136462444 gene encoding wall-associated receptor kinase 3-like: MGRVLPWLIFAATLLLASIKSSTAYRMARPGCRETCGNLTIPYPFGIGTDPDCYYEQGFDVSCEDNRTFMHNSSSRMEIYNISLLGGQVRVNSLIASKCYYGNNDNRNTDGWATANTARFFTISSKANKLTAIGCSTLAYLEGYNKHSVRTGCLSMCLDKESVDQGSMCSGMGCCQTSIAPNLTYFNITFDTRYDNSEVSGFDPCSYAFVAEQDWFKFNASYLEDNKFTEKFKDGVPSVFDWVAGIQSCDEAPKNRSSYACISKNSHCVNSANATGYLCNCNDGFEGNPYLEDGCQDINECQYPDKYQCFGICSNTIGGYDCSCAAGTHSINPKNSTCTPDAASDPSNEKDTASEKAKLTKMFIGISSCAIILLICFFALLIECQKKRLMREKEKFFQENGGLLLYEQIRSKQIDTVRIFTTEELKQATNNFDSSREVGRGSYGTVYKGILKDNRIVAIKRSKIMNMVQKDDFVQEMIILSQINHINVVRLLGCCLEVEVPMLVYEFMPNGTLFDLIHVTYRRPSISLDGRLRIAQESAEALAYLHSSASPPIVHGDVKSPNILLGDNNIAKVTDFGASRMLPKDEIQFMTMVQGTLGYLDPEYLQERQLTEKSDVYSFGVVLLELITRKTAIYSEGTEEKKSLASSFLLALKESRLESILDRNILGVRIELLQEVAQIAKSCLSMKGEERPLMSEVAERLRFIRRTWREQLTEHASEETECLLENPSNYDPSSTGRHGSLMGLDLEIGR, encoded by the exons ATGGGTCGAGTGTTACCATGGCTAATATTTGCAGCCACCCTGCTGCTAGCATCCATCAAGAGCAGCACAGCGTATAGGATGGCAAGGCCTGGCTGCAGAGAAACATGCGGCAACCTCACCATTCCATACCCCTTCGGCATCGGTACTGATCCTGATTGCTACTATGAGCAAGGGTTCGACGTATCATGCGAGGACAACCGCACTTTCATGCATAACTCAAGCAGCCGAATGGAGATCTACAACATCAGCCTGCTAGGAGGGCAGGTTCGAGTCAACAGCTTGATTGCCTCCAAGTGCTACTACGGCAACAACGACAATCGCAACACAGATGGATGGGCCACGGCGAATACTGCTCGCTTTTTCACAATATCCAGCAAGGCCAACAAGTTAACAGCCATTGGATGCTCCACTCTTGCATACTTGGAAGGCTACAACAAGCACAGCGTTAGAACTGGGTGCTTATCTATGTGCCTGGACAAGGAGAGCGTGGATCAGGGCAGCATGTGCTCTGGCATGGGCTGTTGCCAGACATCCATTGCACCAAACCTCACTTACTTCAACATAACCTTCGATACAAGGTACGACAATTCTGAGGTAAGTGGATTCGATCCGTGCAGTTATGCCTTTGTCGCCGAGCAGGATTGGTTCAAGTTTAACGCTTCCTACCTGGAGGATAACAAGTTCACAGAGAAATTCAAGGATGGGGTTCCTTCTGTGTTTGACTGGGTTGCTGGAATTCAATCCTGTGATGAAGCTCCTAAGAACAGATCATCGTATGCCTGCATTAGCAAGAACAGCCACTGTGTCAACTCAGCAAATGCTACAGGGTACCTCTGTAATTGCAACGATGGCTTCGAAGGGAACCCCTACCTGGAAGATGGGTGCCAAG ACATCAACGAATGCCAATATCCAGATAAATATCAGTGCTTTGGAATTTGCAGTAACACAATTGGGGGTTACGACTGTTCCTGCGCAGCTGGGACTCATAGCATAAATCCAAAGAACTCAACTTGCACTCCGGATGCAGCTTCAGACCCCTCAAACGAAAAAGATACAGCTTCAGAGAAGGCTAAATTAACAAAAATGTTTATAG GTATTTCGTCATGTGCTATAATTCTGCTTATCTGCTTTTTTGCACTGCTGATTGAATGTCAGAAGAAAAGGCTCATGAGAGAAAAGGAAAAATTCTTTCAAGAAAATGGGGGTCTGCTGTTATATGAGCAAATCAGGTCAAAGCAAATTGATACAGTGAGAATATTCACAACAGAAGAACTCAAGCAAGCAACAAACAATTTTGACTCAAGCAGAGAAGTAGGGAGAGGCAGCTATGGTACTGTTTACAAAGGAATTCTGAAGGACAACAGGATAGTAGCCATAAAACGCTCGAAGATTATGAACATGGTTCAGAAAGATGATTTTGTGCAAGAGATGATTATACTTTCACAGATCAACCATATAAATGTAGTCAGGCTTCTCGGTTGTTGCTTAGAAGTTGAGGTTCCCATGTTAGTATATGAATTCATGCCAAACGGCACTCTGTTCGATTTGATACATGTCACATACAGAAGACCATCCATTTCATTGGATGGTCGTCTCAGGATTGCCCAGGAATCTGCAGAAGCACTAGCATATCTGCACTCATCAGCATCCCCTCCCATAGTTCATGGAGACGTAAAATCTCCAAACATTCTCCTAGGTGACAATAACATAGCAAAAGTTACTGATTTTGGAGCATCAAGAATGCTCCCAAAGGATGAAATACAATTTATGACAATGGTACAGGGAACTCTTGGTTATCTAGACCCTGAATACTTACAAGAGCGTCAACTAACAGAGAAGAGTGATGTTTATAGTTTTGGAGTTGTGCTTCTAGAGCTAATTACAAGGAAGACGGCGATTTATTCTGAAGGTACCGAAGAAAAGAAAAGCCTGGCATCATCCTTCCTTCTGGCATTGAAAGAGAGCAGACTTGAATCTATCTTGGACAGAAATATATTGGGTGTCCGAATCGAGCTGCTACAAGAAGTCGCTCAAATTGCAAAGAGTTGCTTGAGTATGAAAGGGGAAGAACGGCCATTAATGTCAGAAGTGGCTGAAAGGTTGAGATTTATACGGAGAACCTGGCGAGAACAGTTGACTGAGCATGCTAGTGAAGAAACTGAATGCTTGCTTGAAAACCCATCGAACTACGACCCTTCTAGTACTGGACGGCATGGAAGTTTGATGGGACTAGATTTAGAAATTGGTAGATGA